Sequence from the Muntiacus reevesi chromosome 17, mMunRee1.1, whole genome shotgun sequence genome:
AGAAGTTGAAGTAACAAAATTCATAAACTCTATACATCTGAGATTATGTCCCCGAGATCCAATTATTCTGAAGTCCCTCCAGAAGCACTTcctgtccccctccctctcttTGTATCCATCCTGCGGGCGGTTAGAAAGCATTAGAGAAGAAGGGTCATTCTGGTCCTGCCAGAGTTAACCTGACGCCCCAAGCAGTGCGAACTCAGCAGAGCCCACAATAGAGCTGGGAGGATGTGAAACCCAAAGGACAAACCCTTTAGCACCCCTGGCATTTCCAAATTTAGGATCTCAGGACTGATAAAAAGCAAGTGACCTAGAAGGTTCCTTCTTGTCTGTGTCCCACCAAATAATTTCAGAGTGCCTACAATAGGCCAGGCCTTCACAGAGCATTGGGGGCTCATAAATGAATCTGGTTTCACAGGTAGTGCAGTTCTGGACCCAAAAATGGTCAGTTGATTGCAGAAATGATGTCCTTTTGTTTGAAATCTTTCTTTGGTGCATGTGTCTTATCCTCTCCAGAGAATAAATTTTTGTTAAGGTAGGTAAGGGACAGTCAGCCAATGTCACAGAATGAGGGAGGCGGTCTGGGACCTATGTTTCTGAGAGGTTTTTTGCCCAGTCCTCCTTATTTCAGCAGCATCCCTCTTCATCCTTGGTCCCAGAGGGACTTGTTACAGCGGGTCCTCTGTGCTGTAGGTCTGGTTGTGGCTCAGTTCTCCTAGTTTCTGGCCTAGGATTTGGCTCTATCAGATCAGCTATGGAAATGGCCACTAGACCGTTCACTTTCCAGTGTTCAAAATGTCTTCACTCTGATATCTCCCTTCTTCTCCTTAACCTTGTGGATTTTGtcattaaaagcaaaattaagcaaaacaaaaacatattatGGTAGTTTTTGAGGGTTTCACAAAGGAGCAAAATTAGATGCGTGTGTTTGGTCCTCCTGTATGCCTCAGCCCTGATTCCACGCAGTTTCTAACACCCtcagttatttttttatatttgttagtCATTGTTGTCTGTTTCTCTCCTGCTAGAATGTCAGTTTCACAGAGGCAGAGGTTTTTTCCTGCACTGTTCACAGATGTATCCTAGATGTATGAAAAATGTACCAGGCTCACAGTAGGCATTCAATGAACTGCTAAATGAATTAATCAGTAAACTTGTGacctacttttgttttcttttttgccccatgttaactcttattttttattttttctttatctctatccattttttttaatttctatttttgcaaacattttataaTGTGCATCATAACATATTGATATAGAACATCtatacatttataaatgaataaacaaacatgcAGTGTAAATTGTTAGAAAGCATGATTTTAATACCCTGGAGACCATTGACCGTAGAGACCAAGCTTCTGGCTCTGGTTTCACCCTTTCAAATATTCAACAAACCTCTCTTAAACTTTGGAAACCTCTATCTTGAGCAGAGCAGCATTGCAGAATTCGGGACTTTTCACCCTCATTCAGAGAAGACCTGCTAGCTTCCTTCTTGTCTGCAGCATATGCCTTTTTCGATCAGAGACCACCCATGGTGAACAGGGACTGGTGACTGTGCTCACCAAGGCTTTGGAAGGTCAGCGCTGAGCTGTAAGATGCCTTTGGAGtccttctttccctctcctccctctctgggTTTCTCCCCGAACTGTTCCCCAGCCCTTTGCCCCCCAGTACTCTACGTACGAGCTTGGGTCTCCTCGGGAAAGCTCGGGAGCACGAGGAAGAGAAGGGCACACGCCAGTGCCTCCGTTGTTCCAGTTGGCCCAGGTACTGCCAGGCACACGGGAACAGAAATACATATCAAAGGGACAGCTTGACTCATTTCTGCTCGTTACAGAAGCTGTCCGTGGTAGCTCCTGACATCTTACTACATTGATGTAACTTTAAGTCCTCTCCATCCTTTTCTGGAATGAGGATATATACTTAGGGGAAGAAGTCAGTGAGGTTAAGTAAAAATTCTGTAGATCTTAATTTGAATTGTACATATGTATTCCACCGAAAAGGCCTAGAAACTACTGACATCTCGATAGCACCCCTAGCACCCAGACTGTGGTTTTTGAATACCAAAGGAAACAAGAGCTCTTTAGAAAAAATGGTGGTTTCCAGGTCTGGAGAGGAACTGTCCATGTTGAGCCTGGAACAACTTGACATAATCAGAAAGCAAGAATCCATCAAAGATACTTGGGCCCCGTCAAAAGATCTCAGGAGCCCGTGGGCTCATCACCACGCTGAAACAAAACCCTCTCAAGTGTGTAGATCTGATCATCAATTAATAGGAAACACAGGGCAGATACTACAGGACTATAATCAGCAAAATGTAAACTGAGGTTCTGTGACATTGTGATTTATACAAAGTATATATTTGTTCATTCAGATGACCAAGATATTTTTATCACATATATTTGGACTTTGTCCACAGCTTCTGGCTCACAGCTGCCAAGTCCTTCACAGCTCTtaaaatccttggaatttccttACTGATAAGAGCAATGGGAGCAACTTCCATCATAGTGTTTGGTCTTCAATCCTGTTTCTGGAAAACACTTTAGAGCCATAAAGTGAAGGGGGTGTCTTGTTATTCTTAACAAACCCAGTTCAGCCACAACTGGGTTTATGTTAACAAGGTGACTTTCGGAAAGCGCCTAAGATTGAAGTTGATTGCCAGGGGAACCAACTCTGAGTAGAGGGTTGAACTCTCTGTCTTAACCCCTGATTtccagggaggggagggcggcTGGAACTCACATTGGTCACTAGTGGCTGGCGATTTAATCAATCTTGCCATTAAATATGCAAAATTTTTTTGTATACAAACTCTATTATTTTCTATGCGTTTTACGGTAAGAAAAAGATTGGGAAACATTAAACTAGAGAGatggacgggggtgggggggcggtcgATGGGAAGATTTCAGAGAAGTTACATACAGAATAAAACAAACTTCAAGGTTACAACCATGATAAAGAGAGGAGCTATAATCTAACCAAGGCCTGGTTCCGAAGTTTCTGATGCTAACACAATATGGTGCCACCTCATCCACCTACTATTCTCCACGATTTTGCTAAGTATCACCAGTGTCCAGGATTCTAAAAATATAACACATATTACTTGAGCATTGCACTTTGCATGGTGTCATAATTTGGTTTTGCCCAGAAGCAAACTCTGAGACAGAGATTGGAGTGCAAACGGTTTATCAGGAGAGCTCTTGGGCTCAGTACTGGTGGAAGGGAGGATGAGGATGGGGGATTGGGCAGAGGGGGATGACAGGCTGTGGCGAAGTCTCAACAAAGGCCTCAGTCAACCCCACAGGGGACCCTGGTACTGGGATGGCTGTTCAGAGATGTCTCTAGTAGGAAGAGGCATTTCTATCCCTTCACCAATCAGTAATTGGATATGGGCTGCCTTGGGGAAGGGAGTATGACCTTGGGTGAGTCAATCTCTTCAGCTTAGAGCCCTCTTATCGAATTTCCAAAGATGACTGACAGCTGAAGGCTGTCTGCCAGCAGCTCTTTCAATAACTGGAGGAAAACCTCCTTGGGTCCTTTAGAAAGATGTGGGTGGGAACTGGGCGTAGATCTCCAAGCCAGAAACCAGTGAAATGAAGTATGTTGAAAAAGAAGATTGCTCTGCAAGTACCTTTCATTTTCAAGTGAACTCTGGATTATAAAGGTCAGAACTGATCTCAAGTTGATGCCCTCCTCCCCTTAGTGAGCTGAGAAGGGCATGGGTGGACTCTGTGCTCAGCAGGGAAAGGCACATCCCCTCACGGTGGGACAGGTAATACTGGGTATGAAAGGGTGAAGCGGGAACATGCCCTGCGCTCCCACAGCCCAGAGACTGTTGAAGGGGCCACAGGGCGGCGACTGCGTCTGGGTTTCTGCCCTCAATGCGCAGGAAAGCGTCGTGGGGCCCGCAAGAGTAAGGCTGGCCGATTCTCAGGCGGGAGGAGCCCACGATGTCCAAGAAAGGCAGGCTGAGAGCATGTGTTTCCATTGCAAAGTTTTGATTCTCAGGGAAAAATGGGCCCCTGATCGCCTGGAGGAAAATGAggccatttccttcccttccGTGTTTTGTCCCCTTCTGTGTCACTGCTGCCTGAGACCCTCACACATTCTACCTCTGGACCGCTTGTCGGTACATGTGAACGGGCCCCACTTTTCAGTTTTATCACCCGGTCCTCAGCCCAGCCGCCTTGCTCCATCTCTTACTGGTCACATCTGAGCATCTTGACTCCAGCATCCCTCAAATCACGGTGCTGCCCCCACCCTGCTCTTCCCACAGAACCATCCTTTAACTCTCCAGACTATAGGACCAGACTGTGTACTCAGGATTCACTGGGGCAGGAACACAAAGCTTGTACCCAGATGCGCGGCGAAGACCCTCCACACTCGTGTTGCGGGATTCACCTCACTTGCCCTCAGAAGAAGCGCCCTGTGTGTAATCTACAAGGTCCCAATTCTCAGTCTCAGAGACAGCTTCTTTCTCATATCCAGTCTCAACCTTgcctccaagaaaaataaaatgtgtagatGTGCCATTTCACCTACAGGGAAGACTATTTTTTCCACTGCTGTGTCATGAAGTTTCACCCCACACTGGCTTCAGTGCCTCCTTTTAGAGCAGGATTTTGAATCTTTACGTAACACAAAGGTAAATTAGTCTGTTTTTCTCAAAGCAAAGGAGCAACTTGCTCACAAAGGTGGATTCAGACTTGCCCAGTAGAGAAGCAGGAACATCACAAATTGTTCTTTCAGCTTCATTCCACTTCCATCCCCTCAAGTCACATTCCCATCAGGTTTTAGGTTTCATGGTTTCTAAAAATTGTGTCCAATAACGGCTAGAATTCTCCCTTGTATGTGTAATTTGATTTTCTGGTGATGACTCTTTACACATATCTTCTTTGGGAGGCACATTCTTCTGACATTCACTAGTGAAAGCAGCCAAGAGACACAGAACTACAGGAACATCTGTCCTCCAAACAACACCAGGTGAAGCATTTCTGACTCACCAGGTTCTTCACACCAGCCTTCACGTccttgttcctcaggctgtagatgatgGGGTTGAGCATGGGGGTCACCACCCCATAGAAGAGGGAGGTGAGCTTGTCTGCAAAGTCCTGCTTGTCTGCCCCCAGGGGGTCCTTGGATTTTGGCTTCCCATACATGAAGAGGATGGTCCCGTAGAAGATGACAACAACTGTAAGGTGGGCaaagcaggtggagaaggccttttTCCTCCCCTCGGCTGAAGGGATCCTCAGGATGGTGGTGAGGATGAAGATGTAGGAGACAAAGATGAACAGGACTGGGATACCCAGGAAGATCACATTAGTCACCCCCATGCTGATCACATTGATGGAGATGTCAGCACAGGCCAACTTCAGGACAGCCAGGATCTCACAGGTGAAGTGGTTGATGACGTTGTCCCCACAGAAGGGCAGCTGAACTGTCAAGGATGTGTGAACCAGAGAAGCAACACCACCAAGAGTCCAGGAGCCGGCAGCCATGGGCACATAGACAGCCCTGCTCATGACCACGGGGTACCTCAGGgggttgcagatggccacatagcgatcaAACGCCATCGTGCCCAGAAGCACACACTCGGTGGCCCCCATGGCAAAGGAGAGGAACATCTGCACGGCACAGGCTGAGAAAGAGATGGTTTTCCTGGGCGTCAGGAAGCTGTCAAGGATGAGGGGCACTGAGGAGGTGGTGTAGCAGATGTCCAGGAAGGAGAGGTTccccaggaagaagtacatgggcgtGTGCAGGCGGGAGTCAAGGACGGTCACCAGGATGAGGACCCCGTTGCCCAGCAGGATCACCAGGTACGTGAGCAGGATGAGAACAGAGAGTGTTTTCTCCAGCTTCGGGTGGGCTGAGAGGCCCAGGAGAATGAACTCTGTCACAGAGGCTGTCTGGTTGGCACTTTCCATGGGATGTATCCTCTTTCAACTGAATAAAATGCTCAGTGATCCAGACTCCACATCTGTTGTCTCACACAGATCCAGGGCATCTGGTCAGGAGTTCCAGTCTGGCTGAGTGATTAGATAACAATTCTGAAAGCAGtctctatttgtttccaaaaAAAGGATCAATAAAATTAGACACTACCTTGGAGTCATAGAATATCAAATTTACAATGTTTAAAATGATGATTCTGATTATTTAATGCATTTGATCAGAGACAGCATACACAACACATTCATTTAAGTGGTTCTATGTGCCATATGACAATTGATCTCATTAAACTTTGACCAGAAAAATGAGTTTTAAGT
This genomic interval carries:
- the LOC136148725 gene encoding olfactory receptor 13C7, which encodes MESANQTASVTEFILLGLSAHPKLEKTLSVLILLTYLVILLGNGVLILVTVLDSRLHTPMYFFLGNLSFLDICYTTSSVPLILDSFLTPRKTISFSACAVQMFLSFAMGATECVLLGTMAFDRYVAICNPLRYPVVMSRAVYVPMAAGSWTLGGVASLVHTSLTVQLPFCGDNVINHFTCEILAVLKLACADISINVISMGVTNVIFLGIPVLFIFVSYIFILTTILRIPSAEGRKKAFSTCFAHLTVVVIFYGTILFMYGKPKSKDPLGADKQDFADKLTSLFYGVVTPMLNPIIYSLRNKDVKAGVKNLVSQKCFTWCCLEDRCSCSSVSLGCFH